From Salinirubellus salinus, the proteins below share one genomic window:
- a CDS encoding ABC transporter permease, with amino-acid sequence MSVRTSVAETVVLARAVAYKSLILRVRYAFNTLTSLLTLYIFFALLFFGGRAIAPQAIDDSLTGIIVGFFLILTATVAYADLSWELIREAQWGTLEQLYMSPLGFGRVVTVKTAVNLLFAFGFGGVLLGAMLVTTGERLVLDPLVVVPVGLLSVCTAVGVGYVLGGLALVFKRIENVFQIVQFSFLGLVAAPVDQFPLLKLLPLALGADLLREGMGQGTPLWGLPTGDLALLVGTAAGYLVVGYALFGLLSRKARADGKLGKY; translated from the coding sequence GTGGTCCTCGCCCGCGCCGTCGCGTACAAGTCGCTCATCCTGCGGGTCCGCTACGCGTTCAACACGCTGACGAGTCTCCTGACCCTCTACATCTTCTTCGCGCTCCTGTTCTTCGGGGGACGCGCCATCGCGCCGCAGGCCATCGACGACTCGCTGACCGGTATCATCGTCGGCTTCTTCCTCATCCTGACCGCGACGGTGGCGTACGCCGACCTCTCGTGGGAGCTCATCCGCGAGGCCCAGTGGGGGACCCTCGAACAGCTCTACATGTCGCCGCTCGGGTTCGGCCGCGTCGTCACCGTCAAGACGGCCGTAAACCTGCTGTTCGCGTTCGGCTTCGGCGGCGTCCTGCTGGGCGCGATGCTGGTGACGACCGGCGAACGACTGGTCCTGGACCCGCTCGTGGTCGTCCCCGTCGGGCTCCTCTCGGTCTGTACGGCCGTCGGCGTCGGCTACGTGCTCGGTGGGCTGGCGCTCGTGTTCAAGCGCATCGAGAACGTGTTCCAGATCGTCCAGTTCTCCTTCCTCGGCCTCGTCGCCGCGCCCGTGGACCAGTTCCCGCTACTCAAACTCCTGCCGCTCGCGCTCGGTGCCGACCTCCTGCGTGAGGGCATGGGACAGGGGACCCCGCTCTGGGGCCTGCCGACGGGCGACCTCGCCCTGCTGGTCGGCACGGCGGCGGGGTACCTGGTCGTCGGCTACGCGCTGTTCGGACTGCTGAGTCGGAAGGCGCGAGCGGACGGGAAACTCGGGAAGTACTAG
- a CDS encoding cytochrome bc complex cytochrome b subunit has translation MGTESSVEPDGGLPSVVPPDDELPSWRDRKARTQGLARLTYEYFERARYEDQVLRNESDYVERDVLAFPAWPHEMVRNFAITSFFVGMIILLSAALPPHIGAPANPAQTPAIILPDWYLYWSFGLLKLGPLNPDLALLGGEKLLADRTYGVLANLVVVGFIAIVPFLNKGSARRPVEEPFWAAVGVGGVVFALTISVLSVQNLVPIPIRLLFDLTFLLPFVAGFITYAVLRTMREGYMFELNRRYYRLRPPR, from the coding sequence ATGGGAACCGAGTCGAGCGTCGAGCCCGACGGCGGCCTGCCGTCGGTGGTCCCTCCCGACGACGAGCTGCCGTCGTGGCGTGACCGCAAGGCTCGTACACAGGGACTGGCACGGCTGACCTACGAGTACTTCGAGCGGGCGCGCTACGAGGACCAGGTCCTCAGGAACGAGTCCGACTACGTCGAACGCGACGTGCTCGCGTTCCCGGCGTGGCCCCACGAGATGGTCCGGAACTTCGCCATCACGAGCTTCTTTGTGGGGATGATCATCCTCCTGTCGGCGGCGCTCCCGCCCCACATCGGGGCGCCCGCGAACCCCGCGCAGACCCCGGCAATCATCCTGCCGGACTGGTACCTCTACTGGTCGTTCGGCCTGCTGAAGCTCGGGCCGCTCAACCCCGACCTCGCCCTGCTGGGCGGGGAGAAACTGCTGGCCGACCGGACGTACGGGGTGCTGGCGAACCTCGTCGTCGTCGGCTTCATCGCCATCGTCCCCTTCCTCAACAAGGGGTCGGCTCGACGGCCCGTCGAGGAACCGTTCTGGGCCGCGGTGGGTGTCGGCGGCGTGGTGTTCGCCCTCACCATCAGCGTCCTCTCCGTCCAGAACCTGGTGCCGATACCCATCCGGCTCCTGTTCGACCTGACGTTCCTCCTGCCGTTCGTGGCGGGATTCATAACGTACGCCGTCCTCCGGACGATGCGCGAGGGATACATGTTCGAGCTGAACCGGCGGTACTACCGCCTGCGGCCGCCGCGCTGA
- a CDS encoding plastocyanin/azurin family copper-binding protein: MEETAVTSRRGLMRGVAGAVGAGAAAGTGTAVGAGEARGQATRTIDMTDALVFDPAAATIPPGTTIVWDNVGSIGHSVTAYEDDIPEEAEFFASGGFAEESAARSSYSAGDPDSGDVAGGETYEHTFEVVGQYDYFCIPHESAGMVASITVEEGAPVEPTPEPGPSLPEVPDSARTLTIAVLTAMLSTLGLAYFFMKYGGDYDVEEE, from the coding sequence ATGGAGGAGACGGCAGTCACGAGTCGACGTGGGTTGATGCGCGGCGTGGCAGGGGCGGTTGGAGCCGGTGCCGCGGCTGGCACGGGCACGGCCGTCGGGGCTGGAGAGGCACGTGGACAGGCGACCCGGACCATCGACATGACCGACGCGCTGGTGTTCGACCCCGCGGCGGCGACCATCCCGCCGGGGACCACCATCGTCTGGGACAACGTTGGGAGCATCGGCCACTCCGTGACGGCCTACGAGGACGACATCCCCGAGGAGGCCGAGTTCTTCGCCAGCGGTGGCTTCGCCGAGGAGAGCGCGGCCCGGTCGTCGTACTCGGCGGGCGACCCCGACAGCGGCGATGTCGCCGGTGGCGAGACGTACGAACACACATTCGAGGTCGTCGGTCAGTACGACTACTTCTGCATCCCCCACGAGTCCGCGGGGATGGTCGCGTCCATCACCGTGGAGGAGGGCGCCCCCGTCGAACCGACCCCGGAACCGGGCCCCTCGCTCCCGGAGGTCCCCGACAGCGCGCGCACGCTCACCATCGCCGTGTTGACGGCGATGCTCTCCACCCTCGGGCTCGCGTACTTCTTCATGAAGTACGGCGGCGACTACGACGTCGAGGAGGAGTGA
- a CDS encoding amidohydrolase — MSQQASRRDRLVAFRRELHRKPETAWTEFWTTARIVEELREVGVDHLYVGREAMDPDLRMSVPAGEELDVAWDRARNAGADPELLEAMRGGYTGCLAVLERGEGPTVALRVDIDGLPQREAEEGDHAPAGEGFRSEHEGQMHACGHDAHATFGLGVVEAVKESGFSGTLKVFFQPAEEVVGGGRAMAESGHLDDVDYLLAAHVGLDFPSGEVVAGMDGFLAVTQLRVDFDGHPAHAGKHPEEGYNAVQAMATAVQNLYGIPRHLDGATRINAGRVGGGTASNIVPEHAFIEMEARGETTELRDYVLERAESVLEGAATSHGCEASWEVVGEAPSATSDEELVDVVAEVAGGVRGVDSVRRRGDLGGSEDATYLMQYVQDNGGAATYVGIGTDHPGGHHTATFDVDEDSLEVGVDTLTGTILRLSERA, encoded by the coding sequence ATGAGCCAGCAGGCGTCCCGACGCGACCGACTCGTCGCGTTCCGTCGCGAACTGCACCGAAAGCCAGAGACGGCGTGGACCGAGTTCTGGACCACGGCCCGTATCGTCGAGGAACTCCGCGAGGTGGGCGTCGACCACCTGTACGTCGGCCGTGAGGCGATGGACCCGGACCTGCGGATGAGCGTCCCGGCCGGCGAGGAGCTAGACGTCGCGTGGGACCGCGCGCGCAATGCGGGTGCCGACCCCGAACTGCTGGAGGCGATGCGTGGCGGCTACACCGGCTGTCTCGCGGTCCTCGAACGCGGCGAGGGGCCGACCGTCGCGCTGCGGGTGGACATCGACGGCCTGCCACAGCGCGAGGCCGAGGAGGGTGACCACGCCCCCGCGGGCGAGGGGTTCCGCTCGGAGCACGAGGGGCAGATGCACGCCTGCGGCCACGACGCGCACGCCACGTTCGGTCTCGGCGTCGTCGAGGCCGTGAAGGAGAGCGGGTTCTCCGGAACGCTGAAGGTGTTCTTCCAGCCGGCCGAGGAGGTCGTGGGAGGGGGCCGCGCGATGGCCGAGTCGGGCCACCTCGACGACGTCGACTACCTCCTGGCGGCCCACGTCGGCCTCGACTTCCCGAGCGGGGAGGTCGTCGCCGGCATGGACGGGTTCCTCGCGGTGACGCAGTTACGTGTCGACTTCGACGGCCACCCCGCGCATGCCGGCAAACACCCGGAGGAGGGGTACAACGCGGTCCAGGCGATGGCGACGGCCGTGCAGAACCTCTACGGCATCCCGCGGCACCTGGACGGGGCGACGCGGATCAACGCGGGGCGCGTGGGCGGCGGGACGGCGAGCAACATCGTCCCGGAACACGCGTTCATCGAGATGGAGGCGCGTGGCGAGACGACCGAACTCCGCGACTACGTCCTCGAACGGGCGGAGTCCGTGCTGGAGGGGGCCGCGACGTCGCACGGCTGCGAGGCGTCGTGGGAGGTGGTCGGCGAGGCGCCGTCGGCCACCAGCGACGAGGAACTGGTCGACGTGGTCGCCGAGGTCGCCGGTGGGGTCCGTGGCGTCGACAGCGTCCGGCGGCGTGGCGACCTCGGCGGGAGCGAGGACGCCACCTACCTGATGCAGTACGTGCAGGACAACGGGGGGGCGGCGACCTACGTCGGCATCGGCACGGACCACCCCGGTGGGCACCACACGGCGACGTTCGACGTCGACGAGGACTCACTCGAGGTCGGCGTCGACACGCTGACCGGGACGATACTGCGGTTGAGCGAGCGAGCCTGA
- a CDS encoding amphi-Trp domain-containing protein has translation MPEETLFESEADQRRADVAAYFRAFAEKLESGGDVTLSAAGESITVTVPDTVEFEVEVEREGKEGKPGELSIEFELEWDEDAVGAGGDGSLRIE, from the coding sequence ATGCCCGAAGAGACACTGTTCGAGTCCGAGGCCGACCAGCGCCGTGCCGACGTGGCCGCCTACTTCCGTGCGTTCGCGGAGAAACTGGAGTCCGGGGGCGACGTGACGCTCAGCGCCGCCGGCGAGTCGATCACCGTCACCGTCCCGGACACCGTCGAGTTCGAGGTGGAGGTCGAACGCGAGGGGAAGGAGGGGAAGCCGGGCGAACTCAGCATCGAGTTCGAACTGGAGTGGGACGAGGACGCGGTCGGGGCGGGCGGCGACGGGTCGCTCCGTATCGAGTGA
- a CDS encoding uS10/mL48 family ribosomal protein, which translates to MPFVTRLTLQSGDRESLERVVTDIKQRASRKGVEMRGPNPEPLQERRVPMQKRLDDEADAFDPWHYTVYVRTIAIVGHDEFARSVAGDEYPNGIHLEADVERVQNAG; encoded by the coding sequence ATGCCGTTCGTCACCCGACTCACACTCCAGTCCGGCGACCGCGAGAGTCTCGAGCGCGTCGTCACGGACATCAAGCAGCGTGCGAGCCGGAAGGGGGTAGAGATGCGTGGGCCGAACCCCGAACCCCTGCAGGAGCGCCGCGTCCCGATGCAGAAACGCCTGGACGACGAGGCCGACGCGTTCGACCCGTGGCACTACACGGTGTACGTCCGGACCATCGCCATCGTGGGCCACGACGAGTTCGCTCGGTCGGTAGCCGGCGACGAGTACCCGAACGGGATCCACCTCGAGGCGGACGTCGAGCGCGTCCAGAACGCCGGCTGA
- a CDS encoding enoyl-CoA hydratase/isomerase family protein, producing the protein MSDTVRLDWDGDVATLTVDRPDAMNALNVETLEGIGDALAEAADRARALVLTGAGEKAFVAGADIAHMQDLDTEAAQAYAELGHDVMDAVEAFPAPVVAAVNGYAFGGGCELALAADIRVAAENALVGQTEITLGIVPGWGGTQRLSRIVGDEHARRMVFLGERVGAEKAQDIGLVGEVVPEGEALARATELAEEIAAMPAFAMRTAKEALNRVHEGDLDSGLAFERRAWSGLFGTPDQREGMQAFLEKRDAEFQ; encoded by the coding sequence ATGTCCGATACCGTACGACTGGACTGGGACGGCGACGTGGCGACACTGACGGTCGACCGACCGGACGCGATGAACGCGCTGAACGTCGAGACCCTCGAGGGCATCGGCGACGCGCTCGCGGAGGCGGCCGACCGCGCCCGCGCGCTCGTGCTGACGGGCGCCGGCGAGAAGGCGTTCGTCGCGGGCGCCGACATCGCCCACATGCAGGACCTCGACACCGAGGCGGCACAGGCCTACGCGGAACTCGGGCACGACGTGATGGACGCCGTCGAGGCGTTCCCGGCGCCCGTCGTCGCCGCGGTGAACGGCTACGCCTTCGGCGGTGGCTGTGAACTCGCGCTCGCGGCCGACATCCGCGTCGCAGCCGAGAACGCGCTCGTGGGCCAGACCGAGATAACGCTCGGTATCGTCCCCGGCTGGGGCGGGACCCAGCGCCTCTCGCGTATCGTCGGTGACGAGCACGCCCGACGGATGGTGTTCCTCGGTGAGCGGGTCGGCGCCGAGAAGGCCCAGGACATCGGCCTCGTCGGCGAGGTCGTCCCCGAGGGGGAGGCGCTCGCTCGCGCGACGGAGCTGGCCGAGGAGATAGCCGCGATGCCCGCGTTCGCGATGCGGACGGCGAAGGAGGCGCTCAACCGGGTCCACGAGGGCGACCTCGACTCGGGGCTGGCGTTCGAACGGCGCGCGTGGTCGGGGCTGTTCGGCACGCCCGACCAGCGAGAGGGGATGCAGGCGTTCCTCGAGAAGCGGGACGCGGAGTTCCAGTAG
- a CDS encoding DUF5797 family protein, with translation MELSEEAKSRLADVVTLQPTKNAELQERWGMESGSEVHRYLENELKEYYYRDENSLIRATAEAAELVDVEPGIEDDGEGGAPSVLRVPDLQYHVLAVVPDSGEDSISVVATLQRLREETDLDPEVDDVRAALRSLANKGALETVKRTVPTYRLAVARDSLTVELAA, from the coding sequence ATGGAACTCTCCGAGGAGGCGAAATCGCGGCTCGCCGACGTCGTCACCCTCCAGCCGACCAAGAACGCGGAATTGCAGGAGCGCTGGGGGATGGAGAGCGGCAGCGAGGTCCACCGGTACCTCGAGAACGAACTGAAGGAGTACTACTATCGCGACGAGAACAGCCTCATCCGGGCCACGGCTGAGGCGGCCGAACTGGTCGACGTCGAACCCGGCATCGAGGACGACGGTGAGGGCGGGGCCCCGAGCGTCCTTCGCGTCCCCGACCTCCAGTACCACGTCCTCGCCGTGGTGCCCGACAGTGGCGAGGACTCCATCAGCGTCGTCGCCACGCTCCAGCGACTCCGCGAGGAGACAGACCTCGACCCCGAGGTCGACGACGTCCGCGCGGCGCTACGGAGTCTCGCGAACAAGGGCGCACTCGAGACGGTCAAGCGGACCGTGCCGACCTACCGGCTGGCCGTCGCGCGTGACTCGCTCACCGTCGAACTGGCCGCCTGA
- a CDS encoding Rdx family protein: MDVEIEYCVPCGFLDRAVVLQRHFLETFGEDLDRVALVTGDHGVFRVEADGETLYDKHEDGDYDPDELARALRARL, from the coding sequence ATGGACGTCGAGATAGAGTACTGCGTGCCGTGTGGCTTCCTCGACCGGGCGGTCGTCCTCCAGCGGCACTTTCTGGAGACGTTCGGCGAGGACCTCGACCGCGTCGCGCTCGTGACGGGCGACCACGGCGTGTTCCGGGTCGAGGCCGACGGTGAGACGCTCTACGACAAACACGAGGACGGTGACTACGACCCGGACGAACTGGCGCGGGCCCTCCGCGCGCGGCTCTGA
- a CDS encoding DUF7546 family protein, with protein sequence MSTIQRRLDGLPLRRETLLYGAALVNLELLVVFAYLAVVQPTITRPLFYVYPFVWINVGLWAVWRTRLPDASGLRLWAARVLGAGYFLLLGYVGGLYGVSGGVPVGLRFEFTALPPGWAPALIYGGELFQFALLPFKMVGYLALAYLVYATVLDATGGALGGLLGLFSCVSCTLPVVAGVLSGFVGGAGAVATAAYAQSYLLSTAVFVLTVGLLVWRPTVADLRALTARLD encoded by the coding sequence ATGAGTACCATCCAGCGACGGCTGGACGGCCTCCCGCTGCGCCGCGAGACCCTCCTCTACGGCGCGGCGCTGGTCAACCTCGAACTGCTCGTCGTGTTCGCCTACCTCGCCGTCGTCCAGCCGACGATAACCCGGCCGCTGTTCTACGTCTACCCGTTCGTCTGGATCAACGTCGGACTCTGGGCCGTCTGGCGGACCCGGCTCCCCGACGCGAGTGGGCTCCGACTGTGGGCCGCACGCGTGCTCGGTGCGGGCTACTTCCTCTTGCTGGGCTACGTCGGCGGGCTGTACGGCGTCTCGGGCGGTGTCCCGGTCGGTCTCCGGTTCGAGTTCACCGCGCTCCCACCGGGGTGGGCGCCCGCCCTCATCTACGGCGGCGAACTGTTCCAGTTCGCCCTCCTCCCGTTCAAGATGGTCGGCTACCTCGCGCTGGCGTACCTCGTCTACGCGACGGTGCTCGACGCCACCGGGGGCGCACTCGGGGGACTGCTGGGACTGTTCTCCTGTGTCTCCTGCACCCTCCCGGTCGTCGCGGGCGTGCTCTCCGGGTTCGTCGGCGGCGCCGGCGCCGTGGCGACGGCCGCGTACGCCCAGTCGTACCTCCTCTCGACGGCCGTCTTCGTCCTCACCGTCGGGTTGCTGGTCTGGCGCCCGACCGTGGCCGACCTGCGGGCGCTGACGGCGCGGCTGGACTGA
- the cyoE gene encoding heme o synthase translates to MSTTRFTRSLAATAVGVYALLVVGATAALADAAAACGGWPLCAPGEGAALTPAFLVAAGHRVVAAVVGVLVVATAVLGYRADTPRRVGGALLVAVALYPMQVLFGAFVALTGAPALLSGGHLLLAVAIFGSLLLALAWQLERETGDVNESPVSVPEPDLPSEVPPAPTPTYDSLGERARATLWAYFQLTKPRLMWLLALVASAGMVLAAGADGLGLRTVLYTLGGGVLAIGASGTFNHVLERDVDRKMDRTSDRPLATHEVPVPNALVFGLTLAALSLVAFWQVNLLAAVLGLTAIVFYSVVYTLLLKPNTVQNTVIGGAAGALPALIGWVAVTGEVGLAGVALAGVVFLWTPAHFYNLALAYKDDYEKGGFPMMPVVRGETVTRKHILYYLGATLVGAAALAAMTGLGWLYAATTVVFGAVFLWTVVRLHWEQTERAAFRAFHASNAYLGTLLVAIVVDVLLF, encoded by the coding sequence ATGTCCACCACCCGCTTCACCCGGTCGCTCGCAGCCACCGCGGTTGGTGTCTACGCGCTGCTCGTCGTGGGGGCCACGGCTGCACTGGCCGACGCCGCGGCCGCCTGCGGCGGGTGGCCCCTCTGTGCCCCCGGCGAGGGGGCGGCGCTCACCCCGGCGTTCCTCGTGGCGGCTGGCCACCGTGTCGTCGCCGCCGTCGTCGGCGTCCTCGTCGTCGCGACGGCCGTCCTCGGCTACCGTGCGGACACCCCACGTCGCGTCGGGGGGGCGCTCCTCGTGGCCGTCGCGCTCTACCCGATGCAGGTCCTGTTCGGCGCGTTCGTCGCCCTGACCGGTGCACCGGCGCTGCTCTCCGGCGGCCACCTCCTCCTCGCGGTCGCCATCTTCGGCTCGCTCCTGCTGGCGCTCGCGTGGCAACTGGAGCGCGAGACGGGAGACGTGAACGAGTCGCCGGTGAGCGTCCCCGAACCCGACCTGCCCAGCGAGGTGCCGCCAGCCCCGACGCCGACCTACGACTCGTTGGGCGAGCGGGCGCGCGCCACCCTCTGGGCGTACTTCCAGCTCACCAAGCCACGGCTGATGTGGCTGCTCGCGCTCGTCGCATCAGCCGGGATGGTGCTGGCCGCCGGCGCGGACGGACTCGGGCTGCGGACGGTCCTCTACACGCTCGGCGGCGGTGTCCTCGCCATCGGGGCGAGCGGCACGTTCAACCACGTCCTCGAGCGCGACGTAGACCGGAAGATGGACCGCACGAGCGACCGACCGCTGGCCACCCACGAGGTGCCGGTGCCGAACGCACTCGTGTTCGGCCTGACACTCGCGGCACTCTCGCTGGTCGCGTTCTGGCAGGTCAACCTGCTCGCCGCGGTCCTCGGGCTGACCGCCATCGTGTTCTACTCCGTCGTCTACACCCTGCTCCTGAAGCCCAACACCGTCCAGAACACGGTCATCGGCGGAGCCGCCGGCGCACTCCCCGCGCTCATCGGCTGGGTGGCCGTCACCGGTGAGGTGGGCCTCGCCGGCGTCGCGCTCGCCGGCGTCGTGTTCCTCTGGACGCCCGCGCACTTCTACAACCTCGCGCTGGCGTACAAGGACGACTACGAGAAGGGCGGGTTCCCGATGATGCCCGTCGTCCGCGGCGAGACGGTGACCCGCAAGCACATCCTCTACTACCTCGGCGCGACGCTCGTCGGCGCCGCCGCCCTCGCCGCGATGACCGGGCTCGGCTGGCTCTACGCCGCGACGACCGTGGTCTTCGGCGCCGTCTTCCTCTGGACCGTCGTCCGCCTCCACTGGGAGCAGACCGAACGGGCGGCGTTCCGCGCGTTCCACGCCTCGAACGCCTACCTCGGGACGCTGCTGGTCGCCATCGTCGTCGACGTCCTCCTGTTCTGA
- the coxB gene encoding cytochrome c oxidase subunit II — MRHRRAALRALLGVGLLALLAEPVAAQTSINSELISGLNLDLLYVAIPITILVEGILIYTVIRYRADKVDEAKPTQENRRLEITWTVATAVILLFVGFAAYQVLGVAAVGGVTASTNPNAQPAAVTEDFDGAIGPNPEETNAVQIDVVAAKYFWEYNYETENGTVSGTSTAGEALKIPTDRPVYLHITSTDWLHAFHVPDLGLKQDAFPGQYNTIKTVAYEEGSYQLYCAEYCGVGHSGMLGQVDVVSSEEYEEYLDSKQSEE, encoded by the coding sequence ATGAGACACCGGCGCGCTGCACTACGGGCGCTCCTCGGGGTCGGGCTCCTCGCGCTCCTCGCCGAGCCCGTCGCCGCACAGACGTCCATCAACTCGGAGCTCATCTCGGGCCTGAACCTCGACCTGCTGTACGTCGCCATCCCCATCACCATCCTGGTAGAGGGTATCCTCATCTACACGGTCATCCGGTACCGGGCAGACAAGGTCGACGAGGCGAAACCCACGCAGGAGAACCGCCGTCTCGAGATCACGTGGACCGTCGCAACCGCCGTCATCCTGCTGTTCGTCGGCTTCGCCGCCTACCAGGTGCTCGGCGTCGCCGCCGTCGGCGGCGTGACCGCTTCCACCAATCCGAACGCTCAGCCGGCCGCCGTCACCGAGGACTTCGACGGCGCCATCGGCCCGAACCCCGAGGAGACGAACGCCGTCCAGATCGACGTCGTCGCCGCGAAGTACTTCTGGGAGTACAACTACGAGACGGAGAACGGCACGGTCTCCGGGACCTCGACCGCGGGTGAGGCGTTGAAGATCCCCACCGACCGCCCGGTCTACCTCCACATCACGTCGACCGACTGGCTCCACGCGTTCCACGTCCCCGACCTCGGGCTGAAGCAGGACGCGTTCCCCGGCCAGTACAACACCATCAAGACCGTCGCCTATGAGGAGGGCTCCTACCAGCTCTACTGTGCGGAGTACTGTGGTGTCGGTCACTCCGGGATGCTCGGACAGGTCGATGTGGTCTCCTCCGAGGAGTACGAGGAGTACCTCGACTCGAAGCAGTCCGAGGAGTGA
- a CDS encoding cytochrome c oxidase subunit 3 has protein sequence MSHESEEGGHAHHLPAVEDWPRGFGEASWWPFITAIGASVIYVGIGLFVLAQGENPFVPEIYGPAAAVAGVAVFLIGLYGWVYHAFVKAYWDGAGHGSGLKFAMLLFLGSEIATFGAGFVYYFFIRADAWTNLPELVVSGNIFGNLVIANTILLIISSVTLHYSHVALIRGDRQRFVGLLGVTLLLGIVFLGGQVYEYYEFIVHEGFTITEGAYASAFYGLTGLHGLHVSLGAVLLLIVFIRSLYGQYSPERHTSVSTVSMYWHFVDVVWVFLVVVLYVGAVLG, from the coding sequence ATGAGTCACGAATCGGAAGAGGGTGGCCACGCCCACCACCTCCCGGCGGTCGAGGACTGGCCCCGTGGGTTCGGTGAGGCATCATGGTGGCCGTTCATCACCGCCATCGGCGCCTCGGTCATCTACGTCGGCATCGGGCTGTTCGTCCTCGCGCAGGGTGAGAACCCGTTCGTCCCGGAGATATACGGTCCCGCGGCGGCCGTCGCGGGCGTCGCCGTGTTCCTGATCGGCCTCTACGGCTGGGTCTACCACGCCTTCGTGAAGGCCTACTGGGACGGTGCCGGCCACGGGAGCGGCCTGAAGTTCGCGATGCTCCTGTTCCTCGGGAGTGAGATAGCCACCTTCGGTGCCGGGTTCGTCTACTACTTCTTCATCCGCGCGGACGCGTGGACGAATCTCCCCGAACTCGTCGTCTCGGGCAACATCTTCGGCAACCTCGTCATCGCCAACACCATCCTGCTCATCATCTCGAGCGTGACGCTGCACTACTCGCACGTCGCGCTCATCCGCGGTGACCGCCAGCGCTTCGTGGGCCTGCTCGGCGTGACGCTCCTGCTGGGCATCGTCTTCCTCGGCGGGCAGGTGTACGAGTACTACGAGTTCATCGTGCACGAGGGCTTCACCATCACCGAGGGTGCCTACGCCTCGGCGTTCTACGGCCTGACCGGCCTCCACGGCCTCCACGTCTCGCTCGGGGCAGTGCTCCTGCTCATCGTCTTCATCCGGAGCCTGTACGGGCAGTACTCCCCCGAGCGCCACACCTCCGTCTCGACGGTGTCGATGTACTGGCACTTCGTCGACGTCGTCTGGGTGTTCCTCGTCGTCGTCCTGTACGTCGGGGCCGTCCTCGGCTGA
- a CDS encoding DUF7410 domain-containing protein, giving the protein MTGEEPSADRVECPYCEAAFARERHRDLHVGQAHDEALTHAEREAYEAAEDAEREDLRLFRLKALAALVLVYFGFLILYAFSL; this is encoded by the coding sequence ATGACGGGGGAGGAGCCGAGCGCCGACCGGGTCGAGTGTCCGTACTGCGAGGCGGCGTTCGCCCGCGAGCGACACCGCGACCTGCACGTCGGACAGGCCCACGACGAGGCGCTGACTCACGCCGAACGGGAGGCCTACGAGGCCGCCGAGGACGCCGAGCGCGAGGACCTCAGGCTGTTCCGGCTGAAGGCGCTGGCGGCGCTCGTGCTCGTCTACTTCGGCTTCCTCATCCTGTACGCGTTCTCGCTGTAG
- a CDS encoding DUF7541 family protein: protein MEQRADTDTGGGVETPKKMSPWPLFVAVGLAVAEVGIVMEGLYPVAVAGLLLFVGSVAGIVHEAGYVARPWKLLGALGALLVLAGVGVLYSQVGTDLLSALASDSVVVVRGYAILGAGVIAVFGGFAGRFVVDADPSVPE, encoded by the coding sequence ATGGAGCAGCGTGCGGACACCGACACCGGGGGCGGCGTCGAGACGCCCAAGAAGATGAGTCCGTGGCCCCTGTTCGTCGCCGTCGGCCTCGCCGTGGCCGAGGTGGGTATCGTCATGGAAGGGTTGTACCCCGTGGCCGTCGCCGGCCTGTTGCTGTTCGTCGGGAGCGTGGCCGGCATCGTCCACGAGGCCGGCTACGTCGCGCGGCCGTGGAAACTGCTCGGGGCGCTCGGGGCACTCCTCGTCCTCGCGGGCGTGGGCGTGCTCTACTCACAGGTGGGTACGGACCTACTGAGCGCACTCGCGAGCGACAGCGTGGTCGTGGTGCGTGGCTACGCCATCCTCGGCGCGGGTGTCATCGCCGTCTTCGGCGGCTTCGCCGGCCGTTTCGTCGTCGACGCGGACCCGAGCGTCCCGGAGTGA
- a CDS encoding DUF6684 family protein, producing MPQESRTFDRETLLDLTVNAIPLGIMLFFVVLFLVVNPFGTDLAAQAIQMTIVIVTFVALFILTYVSGKAISESEKELEAMQGLEAVSESVGAEEVEAAEETEAEADDEVEEAEAGAEETEE from the coding sequence ATGCCACAAGAGTCCCGCACCTTCGACCGCGAGACGCTCCTCGACCTGACGGTCAACGCCATCCCGCTCGGCATCATGTTGTTCTTCGTCGTCCTCTTCCTCGTCGTCAACCCGTTCGGGACGGACCTCGCCGCGCAGGCTATCCAGATGACCATCGTCATCGTGACGTTCGTCGCGCTGTTCATCCTCACCTACGTCTCCGGGAAGGCCATCTCGGAGTCCGAGAAGGAACTGGAGGCGATGCAGGGACTGGAGGCCGTCTCGGAGAGTGTCGGGGCCGAGGAGGTCGAGGCCGCCGAGGAGACCGAGGCCGAGGCGGACGACGAGGTCGAGGAGGCTGAGGCGGGCGCCGAGGAGACCGAAGAGTAG